One Salvelinus sp. IW2-2015 linkage group LG4q.2, ASM291031v2, whole genome shotgun sequence DNA window includes the following coding sequences:
- the LOC111963353 gene encoding kinesin light chain 1 isoform X7, which produces MRENMSTMVCLKEEEDPGEKLSQDEIISRTKQVIQGLEALKQEHNSILEGLLGTLRCLKQEDQGVLVEEKSLMIRKSLEMLELGLSEAQVMMALSGHLSSVESEKQKLRAQVRRLCQENQWLRDELAGTQQKLQKSEQSVAQLEEEKKHLEFMNQLKKYDEDLSPSEEKDSDSSKENLDDLFPDDQDDQPPGIQQPHGSAAAAAAQQGGYEIPARLRTLHNLVIQYASQGRYEVAVPLCKQALEDLEKTSGHNHPDVATMLNILALVYRDQNKYKEAANLLNDALAIREKTLGRDHPAVAATLNNLAVLYGKRGKYKEAEPLCKRALEIREKVLGKDHPDVAKQLNNLALLCQNQGKYEEVEYYYQRALEIYQTKLGPDDPNVAKTKNNLASCYLKQGKFKQAETLYKEILTRAHEREFGSVDDENKPIWMHAEEREEQSKGKQQDGSLFGEYGGWYKACKVDSPTVTTTLKNLGALYRRQGKFEAAETLEEAAKRSRKQGLDTVHKQRVADVLSEPEEREKQRSRESLTSDTTVKYESGPDGGEEA; this is translated from the exons ATGCGTGAGAACATGTCCACCATGGTGTGTTTGAAGGAGGAAGAAGATCCTGGGGAGAAGCTTTCCCAGGATGAGATCATCTCCAGGACCAAGCAGGTGATCCAGGGCCTGGAGGCTCTGAAGCAGGAGCACAACTCTATCTTGGAGGGCTTGCTGGGCACGCTGCGCTGCCTGAAGCAGGAAGACCAGGGTGTCCTGGTGGAGGAGAAGTCCCTCATGATCCGCAAGTCCCTGGAGATGCTGGAGCTGGGCCTGAGCGAGGCACAG GTGATGATGGCGCTGTCGGGCCACCTGAGCTCTGTGGAGTCGGAGAAGCAGAAGCTGCGGGCACAGGTTCGTCGGCTGTGCCAGGAGAACCAGTGGCTGAGGGACGAACTGGCGGGCACCCAGCAGAAGCTGCAGAAGAGTGAGCAGAGCGTGGctcagctggaggaggagaagaaacacCTGGAGTTCATGAACCAGCTCAAGAAGTACGACGAGGACCTGTCGCCATCG GAGGAGAAGGACTCTGACTCCAGTAAAGAGAATCTGGATGATCTGTTCCCAGATGACCAGGATGACCAACCTCCTGGCA TCCAGCAGCCCCACGgtagtgcagcagcagcagcagcccagcAGGGAGGCTATGAGATCCCGGCCCGCCTTAGGACCCTTCACAACCTGGTGATCCAGTACGCCTCTCAGGGCCGCTACGAGGTGGCCGTGCCCCTCTGCAAACAGGCCCTGGAGGACCTGGAGAAGACCTCCGGACACAACCACCCAGACGTGGCCACCATGCTCAACATCCTGGCCCTGGTCtacag GGACCAGAATAAATACAAAGAGGCAGCCAACCTGCTGAATGACGCTCTGGCCATCAGGGAGAAGACTCTGGGCAGGGACCATCCAGCG gtgGCTGCTACACTCAACAACCTGGCTGTGCTCTACGGGAAACGGGGGAAGTACAAGGAAGCGGAGCCCCTTTGCAAGCGGGCTCTGGAGATCCGGGAGAAG GTTCTGGGTAAGGACCACCCAGACGTTGCCAAGCAGCTGAACAACCTTGCCCTGCTGTGTCAGAACCAGGGCAAGTACGAGGAGGTGGAGTACTACTACCAGCGGGCCCTGGAGATCTACCAGACCAAACTGGGCCCTGACGACCCCAACGTGGCCAAGACCAAGAACAACCTG gCGTCCTGTTACCTGAAGCAGGGGAAGTTCAAGCAGGCTGAAACtctgtacaaagagatccttACCCGCGCACATGAAAGGGAGTTTGGCTCTGTAGACG ATGAGAACAAACCCATTTGGATGcatgctgaggagagagaggaacagagcaaG GGAAAGCAGCAGGACGGCTCCCTGTTTGGAGAGTATGGAGGCTGGTACAAGGCCTGTAAAGTAGACAG CCCCACAGTAACCACCACCCTGAAGAATCTGGGCGCCCTCTACAGGCGGCAGGGTAAATTTGAGGCGGCAGAGACACTGGAGGAAGCAGCTAAGCGCTCCAGAAAACAG